The window GGGGATCCGCGGCCGGGTCCCGGAGCCGTGGCAGCCGGCGCAGCACCATGTTGACCTTCAGCTGGGCGCCCTCCGGGGCGGGCCCGGGGTCCTCGCCCAGCAGCCGGGCCAGGACGGCCGGGGCGGCGTTCGCCAGGACCCGGCGGCCCACCGCGGTGGCCTCGCCGCCCCGGTGGCGGTAGGACACCTCGGCCTCTCCGGTGCCGTCGGTGGCGACGGCGGTGACCTCGCAGCCGGTCCGGATCTCCGCGCCGGCCGCCAGCGCCGCCTCGGCCAGCGCGCCCGTCACCGCGCCCATCCCGCCGACCGGGACGTCCCAGTCGCCCGTCCCGTTGCCGATCACGTGGTACAGGAAGCAGCGGTTCTGCAGCAGCGAGGGGTCGTGGGCGTGGGTGAAGGTGCCGATCAGCGCGTCCGTCAGCACCACGCCGCGGACCAGGTCGTCGGTGAAGGTCCGCTCGATCGTCTCGCCCAGCGGGCGTTCGAAGAACGACTCCCAGAGGGCGTCGTCCGCGACCCGCCGGCGCAGCCCGGCCCGGGCGGGCAGCGGCTCGGTGAGCGTCGGGAACACCCGCTCGGCGAGCTTCCCGGTCGCCGCGTAGAAGCTCTGCCAGGCCTCCCACTCGCGCGGGTCACCGGTCAGCGCCCGGAAGGACGCCGCGGTCCGGGCGGGGTCGGCGGCGTCCACCAGCAGACCGGTCGGCCGGCCGTCCCGGACGGTGGGCGTGTAGGAGGAGATCCGGCGCCGCCGCAGGTCCAGCCGGAGCCCGAGGTCCCGGACGACCCGGCGCGGCAGCAGGCTCACCAGGTACGAGTAGCGCGACAGCCGGGCGTCCACGCCCGCGAACGCCCGGGCCGACACAGCCGCCCCGCCGACCTGCGCCAGCCGTTCGAGCACCAGCACCCGGAGGCCGGCCCGGGCCAGATAGGCCGCCGCCACCAGGGCGTTGTGGCCGCCGCCAACGATCACGACGTCGTGCCGGGAGAGCGGGTCCGCGTTCACGCGGTCACGCTACGCCTCGGCGGGCGGGTGGGGAACAGGCCGCGCGTCAGGTGGCCGGTATCCGTCGCGGGCGGTGGGCCGCCCTACCCCATCGGGGCTCTCGGGGTGTGCCGGACGGCGCTGTTCGCCCCCGGGACCGGGGGTGCCGGGCGGGCGCGCCGCCGGCGCAGCCAGATGTACAGCAGCAGGCACGGCAGCAGCAGGCCGCCGACGTTGAGCGCGACGAACGCGGTGAGGCTGCCGATGTGGTCGACCAGCCAGCCGAAGTTCTGGCCGAAGAAGCCGACCACGAAGGACAGCGGGAGGAAGACGGTCGCGACGATGGTGAGCCGCTCCATGGTGGCGGTCTGCCGGAGGTTGATCCGGTTCTGCTCGACGGAGATCACCGCGATGTTCGCCTCCAGGACGGTGGCCAGCAGGTCGCGCTGGGCGGCGACCTCCTCGTTGACCAGCAGCAGGTGGTCGTGCACGTCCCGGAAGTACGGCAGCAGTTCGGGCGCCGACCGGCCGGGCTGGAGCCGCCGGGCGAGCACGGCGAGCAGGGGGTGGACGACCCGGTAGAAGTCGGTGGCCTCGCGGCGCAGGAAGTAGATCCGTTCGGTCGGGGCGACCGTGCCCGAGAACACCGTGGCCTCGATCTCCTCGATGTCGCGTTCGAGTTCGGTGACGACGGGCGCGTAGCTGTCGACCACCTGGTCGAGGATCGCCCACAGGGTCGAGGCGCTGCCGGTCCGCAGCAGTTCGGGGCTGCGTTCGAGCCGGTTGCGGGCGCCGGCCAGCTCGCTGGCGATGCCCTGGCGGACGGTGATCACGAAGTGCTCGGCGAGGAAGACGCTGATCTCGCCGGAGTCGACCTCCTCGCGGTCGTCGTCGTAGCGCGCGGTGCGCAGGATGATCAGCTCGGTGCCGTCCTCGTAGCGCTCGGCCTTGGGCCGCAGGTGGTGGGCCTGGGCGTCCTCGACGGCGAGTTCGTGCAGTCCGAAGCCCTCGCGCACGGTGGCCAGCTCCTCGGGGGCCGGTTCGAACAGGCCCAGCCAGACGAACCCGCCCTGCGCGCAGCGCGCGGCCGCCTCCTCCAGCGGCATGGGGCCCTCGTGCTGGCGGCGTCCGTCGCGGTAGTGCGCGCAGTCGACGATCATGGCCTTCCTCCTCGTGCCCGGCCGACCGCGCCGAGTGCCGCCGCACCGGCGGGCGCGGCCGCCGCGGTCGCCCCCGCACTCGATGCTCCTCCGATTCGGCCGGACGTGCCGCACCGGCGGGGCCCGGGTACCCCGGTACCCCGCTGCTCCGGCGGACCGGCCGGTCCGCCGCTCGCCGGGGGCTCGGCCGCTCAGCCGGTCGACGGGAGCGGGTCGCCGAGGTAGCGGCGGCCGGCTATCTGCTCGAAGATCAGGTTGGTCCGGGTCTGCGCCACCGCCGGGTGGGTGGTGAGGTGGTCCACCACGAAGTCGCGCAGGCCCTCGGGCCCGGCGACGCCGACGTGCAGCAGGTAGTCGTCGGACCCCGCCATGTGGAACACCGCCAGGACGCCGGGCAGGTCGGGGGCGGTGCCGCGGAAGCTCTCGTTCTGCTCCCGGGTGTGGGCGCGCAGCCGGACGGAGATCATCGCCTGCAGCGGCAGGCCGATCGCGGCGGGGTCGACGTCGGCCCGGAAGCCCCGGATGATCCCGCGCTCCTGGAGGGCGCGGACCCTGGCCAGACAGGTGGAGGGGGCGATGCCCACCGCCTCGGCGAGCGCGTTGTTGGGCAGCCGGGCGTGCTCGGAGAGGACGCGCAGGATGGCCCGGTCCACGTCGTCGACGGGCGCTCTGCGGGGCGGTGGAATGTTCGGCATGCCGGGCAGGATTCCAGCTGTTTCCGCCGATCCGCAAGATCTCGGGCCGTGCCACCGAATCTTGTGCGGAGGAACTTCCCCCGGGCGCCGGGAAGTTCCATCCTGACCGCGAGCGTCGAACGCCCCTGCGGCGTTCCCCGCCGGTGGACGGCCCGCGGCGACCCCGTGCGGCCCCCACCGCGACCCCCACGTCGCCCCCCACACCAACACCCTGGAGTGCCGCGCCCATGAGCCCGACCGCCACCTTCGCCGCCGCGACCGCCGTCGACCCGGGGGCGGAGCTGGACGGCCGCGACTTCGTGCTCCCCACCGGCGGGCTGGACGACGACCGGCGCCTGCGCGCCCTGGACACCGTGGACGAGTACCTGACCCGCAAGCGCCGGCACCTGGTGGGCTACCAGGCCACCCAGGACATGCAGGGCTGCGCACTGGACCTGGCCCGGTTCATGCCGAACAACATCAACAACCTCGGCGACCCGTTCCAGAGCGGCGGCTACAAGCCGAACACCAAGGTGGTCGAGCGCGCGGTGCTCGACTACTACGCGGCCCTGTGGAACGCCGAGCGGCCGCACGACCCCGCCGACCCCGAGTCCTACTGGGGCTACATGCTCTCGATGGGCTCGACCGAGGGCAACATGTACGCGCTCTGGAACGCCCGGGACTACCTGAGCGGCAAGGCGCTGATCCAGCCGCCGACGGCCCCGTTCGACGCCCTTCGGTACGTGCAGGCCGCGCCCGACCGGGACAACCCGAACGCGCACCGGCCGGTGGCCTTCTACTCCGAGGACACCCACTACTCCTTCGCCAAGGCGGTGCGGGTGCTGGGTGTCGAGACCTTCCACGCCGTGGGCCTGGAGAAGTACGCGGACCGGTGCCCGCTGGTCGACCCCGCCACGGGGCGCCGCGAGTGGCCCACCGAGGTGCCCTCCCGCCCCGGCCCCTCGGGCCTCTCCTGGGACGGCCCGGGCGAGATCGACGTCGACGCCCTCGCGGTGCTGGTCGAGTTCTTCGCCGCGAACGGGCACCCGGTCTTCGTGAACCTCAACCTCGGCAGCACCTTCAAGGGCGCCCACGACGACGTCCGGCAGGTCTGCGAGCGGCTGCTGCCGATCTTCGAGCGGTACGGCCTGGTCGAGCGCCAGGTGGTCTACGGCACGGACCCGCGGACCGGGGAGCCGCTGGTCGACCTGCGCCGGGGCTTCTGGATCCACGTGGACGGCGCGCTCGGCGCCGGCTACGCGCCATTCCTGCGGCTGGCCAACCAGGACCCGGCGTACGGCTGGACCCCCGACGTCGAGCTGCCCGAGTACGACTTCGGCCTGAGGCTGCCCACCCGGGAGCACGGCGAGCTGGACATGGTCTCCTCGATCGCGATGAGCGGCCACAAGTGGCCCGGCGCGCCCTGGCCCTGCGGCATCTACATGACGAAGGTCAAGTACCAGATCTCGCCGCCGTCCCAGCCGGAGTACATCGGCGCGCCGGACACCACCTTCGCGGGCTCCCGCAACGGCTTCTCCCCGCTGGTCATCTGGGACCACCTGTCCCGGCACTCCTACCAGGACCAGGTGGACCGGATACGCCGGGCCCAGGAGCTGGCCGGGTACCTGGAGCGGCGGCTGCGGGGGATCGAGCGGGAGACGGGCGTCGAACTCTGGCCGGCCCGCACCCCGGGCGCGGTCACCGTGCGGTTCCGCAAGCCGAGCCCCGAGCTGGTGGCGAAGTGGTCGCTGTCCTCCCAGGACGTGCTGATGGTCCCGGGCGACGAGACCACCCGCCGCAGCTACGTGCACGTCTTCGTGATGCCCTCGGTCGACCGGGCGAAGCTGGACGCCCTGCTGGCCGACCTCGCCCGGGACCCGGTCGTGCTCGGGTCGGCCGGGTGACGCGGGGGGCCGCCGGGCCCGGCCCCGCGGCTCAGGCGGACCGGGTGAGGCGGATCGAGTGGGGGTGGCGGCGCCGGCCCGGTGGGAGGGCCCACGGCTGCGCCGGTGTCCGGAATCGCACCGGATCATCACCCCGACTGTAGTTTCAGTCAGGTTCGGGTCGGAAGGCATCCACCGGGCGGACCTCCCGATAGGATGATCCCCCGTGGCTGACCGTCGAAGCTTGATCATGGAAGCGGCCGCGCGGGTCATCGCCCGGCGCGGTGTCCGCGGGCTGCGGGTGGAGGAGCTGGCGTCCGAAGCCGGCGTCTCCACCGCGCTGATCTACTACCACTTCAAGGACCGCGCGGGGATCCTCCGGGCGACGTTGGAGTTCATCAACGGCCGGGCCGGTCGCTACACGACCGAGCGCGCTCCGGACGCCCCGCCGCTGGACGCCCGGGGCGAGCTGGAGCAGACCCTGCTGCTGGAGCTCCAGGACACTCCCGAGGTGCGGGAGAACAGCACGGCCTGGGGCGAGCTGCGGGCGAGCGCGGTGTTCGACCCGGACCTGCGGGAGGACCTGGCCCGCGCGACGCTGGTGTGGGTGCAGGAGGTCGCCGACCTGCTGGGCAAGGTGCGGCCGATGAACGGGGCCGCCGCGCTGGCGAGTTCCGCCGAGCGGCTGACCGCGCTCGTGGAGGGGCTCAGCGTCCGGTGGCTCAGCGGCAGCCTGCCGGGGGAGCACGCGCGTGAGCTGATGGCCGGTGCGATCGACATCGAGCTGGAGCGGCTGCGCCGCTAGGCGCCGGGGTCCGGACCGGACCGGTCCGGACCTGTTCGTGCCCGGGGAAGCGGGCCCGACTCGGCGGGTCACACCCGTGTCCGCGGCCTTGATCGAACTTTCAGTCAGACTGAGAGCGGGGCTGTGGCGCCGGGTACGACGGCCCGACCGCCCACGGCAGGGCCACCGGTCACCCGTTGGGCACTCGCCGAGGCGTTCTTCGGGCGCGAGGTCGTCCAGCTCGACGTCGACCGCCTGGTGGCCGGGGTCGGCGGCATCCACTGCTCCACGATGCAGGGGCCGCTCCCGTAGCAGCGGCCCCGGCCCCACGTTCCGCGCCGCCCAGTTCGGGGATTCCCCTCCGACGCCGCGGCGAAGGCGAAGCTCCGGTCTGCTCTTCCGCGGCCGGGTCGTCGAGCAGCTGAACATCGACCGCATCGGCCTCGGCGGGGGCGGCATCCACTGCGTCACCCGACCGCAGCCGGTCCCGTAGTGGCGGCCCGGCCCGGCGGGTGCGCGCCGGGCCCGGGTCTACCGGCCGTTCGGAGCCCCCGAGGCGGTGGGGTGGATCCGGCCGCGGCAGGCCCAGGCGGTGGCCGCCGCGAGGAGCGCGGTGCCGCCGCCCAGCAGCATCACGGCGGTGGTCGACCCGTGGTCCACCACGGTGCCGCCCGCCAGGGCGCCGATCGACAGGGTCGCCTGGAAGGACGAGGTGAACACCACCCCGGCCGCCTCCGGTGCCTGCGGCGCCGCGGCGAGGAACCAGGTCAGCGAGCAGACCGGGACGGCGCCGTACGCCACCCCCCAGAGCACCAGGACGACGGCGGCGCCCGGACCGGAGCCGCCCAGGACCGGCAGCAGCAGGGTCGCGCCGGCGAGCAGGGCGGCGGCGCCGGCCAGCGCCGCTCCGGGGGCCCGGGCCGCCCGGTCACCGGCGAGGACGTTGCCGAGCAGCCCGGCCGCGCCGTAACCGAGCAGGAGCCCGGTGACCAGCCCCGGCCCCGCGTGGGTGACCTCCGCCAGGAACGGCGAGACGTAGGTGTAGCTGCCGAAGTGGGCCAGCACGATCAGGAAGGTCACCGCCAGGCCGCTGCGGGTGCCCCGCCCGGCGAGCAGCCCGCGCAGCAGGCCGAGACCCGTGCCGGCCCCCGGCGGGAGCGGCGGCAGCGAGACCAGGAGTGCGAGGAGCACCAGTACGGTCAGCGCGGCCATCGCGGCGAAGGCGGTGCGCCAGCCGGCCAGTGAGCCCAGCAGGACCCCGGCCGGCACGCCGATGACCGAGCCGAGCGGCACGGCGGTGAAGAACACGGTGTTCGCCCGGGCCTGCCGCTCCGGTGCGACGAGGCGCGGGGCGAGCCCCGACCCGATCGACCAGAAGGCGCCGATCACCAGGCCGAGCGCGACCCGGGCCGCCAGCACCGCCCAGTAGGCGGGGGCGAGCGCGTTGAGCAGGTCGGCGAGCGCCAGCAGCGCCAGCAGGCCGCAGAGCATGGTGCGGCGGTCGGCGCGCCGGGTGGTGACGGTGACCACCGGCGCGGCCACCGCGGCGACCAGGCCGGGCAGCGTCATCATCAGTCCGGCCGTGCCGTCGGAGATCCGGAAGGAGGCGCCGATCGGGGTGAGCAGGCCGATCGGCAGGATCTCGGTGGTGACGAGGGAGAAGACGCCGGCCGTCACGGCCAGGACGGCGGGCCAGCCGCCGGTCCTGGCGCGGGGGCGGGGCGGGGCGCCGGCGGGTGTGGGCGGGGCGGGTGCGGGCGGGGTGGGGAGAGCGGTGTCGGGCACGCCGGCGGTCCTGTCCGTGTGGGGTGGGTTCAGGTCGAAGTCCACCAGTCCGGCCGGGTGTCGCGCTGGCGTGAATCCGACGTGAACGTCCGGTCCGAGCGGCGTTCCACCGCCCGCGCCCTGGACGGATAGCTCTCACTGAGAGCTAAAATGGAGGCATGACCGCGGATGTCACGGACACCCCCGACACCGCCCTGGGCGACGAGTTCTCCACCCTCCTCGTCGGGATCCAGCGCCTGGTCCGACGACGGCTGCGGGAGGGCCTGACCGAGCCCCGGCTGCGCGGCGCGCAGGTCGAACTGCTGCGCCTGGTGGCCGACTCGCCGGGCCTGCGGGTCTCGGACGCGGCCGCGGAGCTCTGCCTGGCCGGCAACTCGGTCTCCACCCTGGTCAACCAACTGGTCGCGCTGGGCCTGCTGCGCCGCGAGGTGGACCCGGCCGACCGCCGGGCCGCCCTGCTCCACGTCACCGACGAGGCGGTCGAACGGCTCGCGGCCTGGCGGGCCCGGCGGTCGGCGCTGGTCGGCGAGGTGGTGGCGGGGCTGTCCGCCGAGGAGCGGACGGCGCTGGACGCCGCGCTGCCCGCGCTGCGCGGCGTCGCGGTGGGTCTGCGCGCCCGACCGGAGACGAGGCCGGAGACGACGAAGCCGGAGAAGCCGGAGAAGCCGGCGACGAAGGGGAGGGTGCGGCGATGACGTCGGGCGAGGACGAGGCGGTGGTCTGCCGCGGCCTGGAGTACTCCTTCCATCGCGGCCGGGGGAAGGACGGTGCCACCAAGGCGGTCGACGGGGTCGACCTGACGGTCCGCACCGGCGAGGTGTTCGGCCTGCTCGGCCCCAACGGCGCCGGCAAGACCACCACGATCCGGGCGATCACCACCCTGCTCCCGACGGCCGCCGGCATGGTCCGGGTCTTCGGCCACGACGCGGCCCGGCAGCGGACGCAGGTGCGCCGGCTGCTGGGCTACGTCCCGCAGCAGCTGTCCGCCGACGCGGGGCTGACCGGTCGCGAGAACGTCGCCCTGTTCGCCCGGGTCTTCGACGTGCCGAGGTCCGAGCGGTCCGAGCGGGTCGCCCAGGCGCTGGCCGCCGTCGACCTCACCGAGGCCGCCGACCGGATGGCCGGCACCTTCTCCGGAGGCATGGTGCGCCGGCTCGAACTCGCCCAGGCCCTGGTCAGTGCCCCGCGCCTGCTCGTCCTGGACGAGCCGACGATCGGCCTGGACCCGATCGCCCGGGCCGGCGTCTGGGAGCGCGTCGACGCGATCCGCCGGGCCACCGGGATGACCGTCCTGGTGACCACCCACTACATGGACGAGGCCGACCGGCACTGCGACCGGATCGCGCTGATGGACCGCGGCCGGATCCGCGCGCTCGGCACCCCGGGAGAGCTCAAGGACCGGGTCCGGGAACAGGACCCGCGGCAGTCCGAGCCCAGTCTGGACGACGTGTTCCGCCACTTCTCGGGCCGCGGCCTGGGCCGTGGCGAGGCCACGGAAGGAGACTTCAGCGATGTCCGCCGAACCCGTCGCACGGCCGGCCGTGTCGGCTGAACCCGCCGGCCCCGCCCCGGCCACCGACCTGCCCGACCTCGCTCTGCTGCTGGTCCCGCCGCGTGCCCGCACCGGGTGGCGGGTGGTGCCGGCCCGGGTGGCCGCGATGTGCGTGGTCGAACTGCAGAAGCTGCGCCACGACCGGACCGAGCTGTACACCCGGGCGGTCCAGCCGGCGCTCTGGCTGCTGATCTTCGGCGAGACCTTCACCCGGCTGAAGGCGATCCCGACCGGCGGGATCCCGTACCTGGACTTCCTGGCGCCCGGGATCATCGCCCAGTCGGCGATGTTCATCGCGATCTTCTACGGCATCATGATCATCTGGGAGCGGGACTCCGGCGTGCTCACCAAGCTGCTGGTCACCCCGACCCCGCGGGCCGCGCTGGTCACCGGGAAGGCCTTCGCCGCCGGGGTCAAGGCGGTGCTGCAGGCCGCGGTGGTGGTGGTGCTCGCGGCGGCGCTCGGGGTCGCGATGACCTGGAACCCGCTGCGGCTGCTCGGCGTCGTGGTCGCGGTGGTGCTCGGGTCGGCCTTCTTCTCGTGCCTGTCGATGGCCATCGCCGGCCTCGTGCTCACCCGGGACCGGCTGATGGGCATCGGCCAGGCGATCACCATGCCGCTGTTCTTCGCCTCGAACGCGCTCTACCCGGTGGACCTGATGCCCGGCTGGCTGCAGGCGGTCAGCCGGGCCAACCCGCTCAGCTACCAGGTCGACGCGCTGCGGGGGCTCCTCATCGGCACCCCCGCGCACCTTCCGCTGGACTTCGCGGTGCTGACGCTGGCCTCGGGGCTCGGCATCGCGGCGGCCTCCGGGCTGCTGGGGCGGCTCGCGCGGTAGCGACCGGGCCGCGTCGGTGGCCGGGTGTGCCACGACGCCGCTGGACCGGACCGGGTGGTCGGGTGCAGCGGCGTTGTCGTGCCCGGGTGGGCGGGTGTGGCGGGTGGTGCTGGGGGTGTTACTTGGTGAGGCCGGCCTTGACGGAGCAGACGGGCCAGGCGCCGGGGCCCTGGGCGGCGAGGACCTTCTCGCCGATGGCGATCTGCTGGGCCTTGGTGGCCTGGTGGGCCTGGGGGGCGTAGGTGGTGCCGCCGAAGGCTGCCCAGGTGCTGGAGGTGAACTGGAGGCCGCCGTAGAAGCCGTTGCCGGAGTTGATGGCCCAGTTGCCGGTGGCTTCGCAGGCGGCGACCTTGTCCCAGACGTTGGCGGGGGCGGCGGAGGCGGTGTTGGCCGTGACGAGGCCGGCCACGGGCAGGGCGGTGAGGGCGCCGGCCATGAGTGCCGTGCGGACGCGGTTGCGGCGCTTGGTGGCGGTGGTGGTGGCGGCGGTGGTCTCGTTACGGAGGGTCATGCGGGTCCTTTCGGGGGGTGGGTGCGAGCGTGCGGAACCAGGCCCTGGGTGGGGTGGTTTCGTGTCGCGGGGGGTGGGGGCACCGGGTGCGGTGCGGGGTGGTGGGCCCTGCGGTGCGTGGTGGTCGGTGCAACGGGTTCGAAGTTACGGGGGTGGGGTGGGGGGTTTCAAGGATTCGTAGGTTTGGGCTGGTGGGTGGGTGGTTACCGGGGGTATGGATCTAGGGATTGGGCTGTTTTGAAGGTGTTTGCCCCGTTTTTCAAGATCGTTTGGGGGGTGGGAGTGGTCCGGGCCACAGGTTTGGGGGTGTGAGGCCGGGCACATCGTCGACGGTGGGTGACGGGGTGTCGGCGGGGGGTGCGGATCGTGGGGGGTGGGGGTCCGGGGTCGGGTGGCGCGCACCACAGCCCTCACCCGACGCCCGGAGGGCCACTACCCACGGTGACGATTTCGGGCCCCGAAACGGCGGGGCGCCCGGTCCCGCGCCGGTACCCCGGTCAGTTCGCGGCGTCCCGGACGTCGTCCGCCGGCGCCGCCTCCGGGCTCCGGTCGGCCCGCAGCCGCGATCCGGAGCAGCTAGCGGAGCGGCGCCCCGAACGCGGCTGGGAGCGGATCGACGACCGACGGGCGCCGGCCCACCCCCGTGGGACCGGCACCCGCCGCGTCGTCAGCCCGCCGGCCGGCCGGCGGAGCGCCGCAGGTGTTCGGCGAGGGCGAGGAAGACGAAGAAGTTCGGGATCGTGCTCACGGCGGCGTGGGTCAGGGCCCGCCACCGGCCGGCGACCCTGAGCTTGACGAAGCCGTCGAAGACCTTGATCTCCTGGATCTCCTGCCACTGCGCGGACTCGCGGGCCGAGCCGACGGCGTCCACGGTCAGCCAGAGCCGGCCGAACTCCAGTCGCCCGCCCGAGTCCAGGGCGGCGACCGCCCCGGGGAGCTGGGCCCGGGTGACGGCCTGCTGGAGCGCCGGCCCCCACTCCCGCGGGTTGCTGAATCCGCCCTTCTCGGCGACCTCGCCCGACCCGTCCGCCCGGCCGCGCAGCACGACCTCCGCGCCGTCCACGTCGGTGAGCGTGTACTCGTAGGACGTGTAGCCGCCGACGCCGGTGTGCCGGACGGTGTTCTGGAGGACGGACGTGCTCTCGTAGCGGACGGCGTGGACTCGGCCCTTCACCACGGCGGTGAGACCGCGCTCGTGGAGGTCGAGCCGGACGCCCTGGTTCTTCGCCGTCGTGGACCGTTCCTTCCAGATGCCCAGCGGGACCAGCAGCAGCAGTCCGAGCGGGATGACCGCCAGCGCCGCCGCCTCGGTGAGCGAGAGCACCAGCGCCAGCCCCCCGAAGACCACCGCCCCGGTCACCGCGCAGCCGAGCGAACTCGCCTGCGACCGGGTGCCCGGGTAGACCGCCACCCGGTCACCCAGCCGGTTGCGGACCGCCGCCTCGTCGATCAGCGTCAGAAGCTCGCTCCGGCCGTCCGCGAGGCCGTCCTGCCCGGTCATGCGCTGTCCTCTGCCTCGTGTTCGGGGTGTTCGTCGCGTCCGTGGTGTTCGCGGTGACCGGGCGGGCCCGTCCCGGCGGTGCGGGCCCACCGGTCGGCCGGGGCTCAGCCCGCCCGGTCGAAGGCGGCCTGGAGCCGGGGGACGTAGTCGGCGAGCGCCGGCGCCCAGCAGCCGTAGTTGTGGCCGCCGTCGCAGGTGGGCGACAGGGTCGAGCCGTCGCCGTAGTCGACGTAGCGGCTGGCGATGCCGAGCTGGTTCAGCCGGGTCCGGACGGTGTCGGTGGCGATCGCCGTGAAGTGGTCGATGGGCCCCCGGTCGCCGGTGTAGAGGGCGACGTCGGTGGCGGCCAGCTTGGCCAGGTTGGCGCCCGCGGCCGGGTTGACCTCGTTCCAGACGTGGTCGGCGCCGAAGACCGGGTAGGGCGAGCCGAAGATCGCGTCGCTGTCGACGTAGGGCCCGTAGCCGACGCACTGGCCGCTGCCGGAGGTGCTCACGGCGCACCACGCGCCCGGGAGGTTGAGTTCGGTGGCCAGGACCGTGGCGCGGATCTCGGTCATGCCGAGGTCGATGCCGCCGGACAGCGAGGCGACGTGGCCGAACAGGTCGGGCCGGAACTCGGCGTAGCGCAGCGCGCCGTAGCCGCCCATCGACAGGCCGACGACGGCCCGGTGCGACCGGTCGCCGAGGGTGCGCAGGTTGGCGTCGATGAAGGGGACGACCTGGCTGGTGTGGAAGGTCTGCCAGTTGGCCGCGCCGAGCACGGTGTTCTGCATGACCCAGTCGGCGTACCAGCCCTTGAGGCCGCCGTCCGGGACGACGGTGATCATCGCGTCGGAGTGCAGGGCGGGCGCGGCCGCGACGTCGTCCACGGTGCCGGCCCCGCCGTGCAGGAAGTACGTCACCGGCCAGCGCCGGCCGGGGTCGGCGGCGTAGCCCCGGGGGAGGAGGATCCGGATCTTGTGCGTGCCGGAGAGCTGACCGGTGGTCACGGTCAGCGTGAAGTCGGTGTCCGAGTGCACGTCGGGGGCGCCGACCTGGGTCAGGCCGAACCCGTCGGTGAAGGTCGGCGGGGCCGGGTCGGCCGCGTGCGCGGGCGCACCGACGAGCAGCGCGGACACGGCCATCGCCGCGGCGACGACGGCCGCCCTGGCGTGCCGGCGCCAGGCGGGCGGGAAGGAGGTCATCGAAGGTCCTCTCGGGGTGGGTGCAGGGGGGAGCGGGCCCCGCGGCCGGGCGACGGACGGGGGCGGGGCGCGGTGCTACAGCGCGCAGTAGGCGTCGACCGTCGCCTTGCCGGTGTCCTGCTGGCCCTTCGTCCCGGCGAGCAGGTGGAACTCGTTGTTGGCGCGCGCGACCTGCTTGGCGCCGTCGTCGCTGGTGTACCAGTCGCTGAAGTAGCCCAGTACGGCGCCGTTGTGGCTCCAGGCCCACTGGCCGCACGGCAGCTGCACGTGGATGATGCCCAGGCCGTAGCCCACGGTGCCGTCGGCGGTCACCGGGACGGTGGTCTTGAGCTCGGCCTCCTGCGCGGGTGCCAGGAGCCGGCCGGTGACCAGGGCCCGGGAGAAGGCCGTCAGGTCGTCCAGGGTCGACACGATCGCCCCGGCGGGCCCGAAGGTCTGGACGTCGGAGACGGTGACGTCCCTGATGCCGATGCCGATCACCGGGTACTCGTAGCCGTGCAGGTGGTTGCCGGAGATGGTCGGATCGCTGGTCGGGAAGGTCGTGTCGGCGAGGCCGAGCGGTTCGATGATCCGCTGCCGGATCTCGGTGGCGGCGTCGTTGCCGGTGACGGCCTTGATCACCATGCCGGCCAGGACGTAGTTGGTGTTGGAGTAGCTCCACTGCCCGCCCGGAGTGCCGGTGGGCCGGTGCTGGGCGAGGCCGAGGTTCA of the Kitasatospora sp. NBC_01246 genome contains:
- a CDS encoding serine hydrolase domain-containing protein: MKPLRLTAAGAALALAALAGAGPAHADTPTAAGLLQAGAQQGVADGYPGVIGLVRQGDTTQYVHAGVGDLSTRVPTDPKARFRIGSNTKAFTATVLLQLEGEQRLSLDDTVAKWLPGAVAANGYDGSTITIRQLLNHTSGLPDYAKDTGFALSYALNTEPTKAWPAQTLVNLGLAQHRPTGTPGGQWSYSNTNYVLAGMVIKAVTGNDAATEIRQRIIEPLGLADTTFPTSDPTISGNHLHGYEYPVIGIGIRDVTVSDVQTFGPAGAIVSTLDDLTAFSRALVTGRLLAPAQEAELKTTVPVTADGTVGYGLGIIHVQLPCGQWAWSHNGAVLGYFSDWYTSDDGAKQVARANNEFHLLAGTKGQQDTGKATVDAYCAL